The DNA window ATCGTCGATCTGCGCACGCTGGTGCCGCTCGACATCGAAGCCATCGAGGAGTCGGTGCGCAAGACCGGGCGCTGCCTGATCGTGCATGAGGCGACGCGCACCAGCGGCTTTGGCGCGGAACTGCTGGCGCAGGTGCAGGAACGCTGCTTTTATTATCTGGAAGCGCCCATCGAGCGCGTCACCGGTTTCGACACGCCCTATCCACACAGTCTGGAATGGGCCTATTTCCCCGGCCCCGTGCGCATCCGCGAAGCCATCACCAAGATCATGAAGGACTAAAGCGTCATGGCGCTGTTCATATTCAAGCTGCCGGACATCGGCGAAGGCATCGCGCAGGCAGAAATCGTCGGCTGGCATGTCAAGGTGGGGGACCGGGTCGAGGAAGACCAGCCCATCGCCGACATGATGACCGACAAGGCGACCGTCGAGATGGAGACGCCGGTTTCCGGCACCATCGTGCGCCTTGCAGGCGAGCCGGGCGATCAGGTCGCCATCGGGTCGATGCTGGTCGAGATCGAGGTGGAGGGCGATGTCGGCGCCGCGCCGCCGCCTTCTGTGGAAACGATCGAGGCAGAAACGCCGGGCGAGGCGCTGGTCGAGGAAGCGGCGGCGTCATCCGCTCCGCCTGCGCCAGAGCCTGAACCGGCATCCGCGCCCACTCCGGCCCCCGCTGTGGCGGCGGAGGAGCCGGTTCTCGCTTCCCCCGCCGTTCGCGCGCGGGCTAAGGAACTGGGGATCGACCTTTCGCAGGTGAAACCGACCGGGGACCGCATCCGCCATGCCGATGTCGACGCCTATCTGCTCTACGGGGCGGGCCAAGGTTATGTCCCCGCCGGGCGGTCGGCGCGGCGCGCGGACGAGCAGGTCAAGGTGATCGGGATGCGCCGCCGGATCGCGGAGAATATGGCGGCGTCGAAACGGCATATTCCGCACTTCACCTATGTCGAGGAGATCGACGTCACGGCGCTGGAAGCGCTGCGCGAACAGCTTAATGACGGGCGGGGGGATCGGCCCAAGCTCACCATGCTGCCGCTGCTGATCGTCGCAATCTGCAAGACGCTGCCCGACTTTCCGATGCTGAATGCGCGCTATGACGATGAGGCGGGTGTGGTGACCCGGCACGGCTCTGTGCATCTGGGCCTCGCTACGCAGACCGATGCCGGCCTCATGGTGCCGGTGATCCGCGATGCGCAGGATCGCAATGTCTGGCAACTGGCAAGTGAGATCCGCAGGCTCGCCGAAGCGGCGCGGGCGGGCAAGGCCAAGTCGGAGGAACTGAGCGGATCGACGCTGACGCTGACGTCGCTGGGGCCGCTGGGCGGCGTTGCGACGACGCCGGTCATCAACCGGCCCGAAGTCGCCATCATCGGTCCCAACCGGGTGATCGAGCGCCCGGTGTTCCGCGGCAAGGAGGTCGTCGCGGCGAAGCTGATGAACCTGTCGATCAGTTGCGATCATCGCGTCGTCGATGGCTGGGACGCGGCGAGCTTCGTTCAGGCGGTGAAGAAGCGGCTGGAGGCGCCTGCGTTTCTCTTCGTGGACTGAAGGATCAGCGCAGCGTGGCGCGGTAGCTCATCCGCGCTGCGCCGCCTGGCGAGACCGGATCGGGCAGGGTCCAGCGGATATGCGTCACGTCCTGCGGCAAAGCGCGTCGGATGCCGCCCAGCGGGGTGGGCAGCCAGAGGCTGTCGAACCGGCCCCAGCGCGCGCCGCCATCGACCGATACGAGCAGAGCAGGGTCATTGAGGTCGGGCGTTGCGCCACGCAGGGCTGAGCGGCGGAGGGTGAAGGCGCGGACGGGCCGCGTTCCGCCGTTGCGCCAGTTCAGGATAACGATGACGCTGTCGCCCGGCGCCGCCTGATCCACCGGAACAAGAGTGCGGCGGGGGCGGCCGTTAATGTCCGCACCGACGCGCTCGACGAACATCTGCGTGTCGAGCCGGACGGGAGACGGCGCGCCTTCTGCCGCCGTGCAGAGCAATGCGGCGGCAACCGCCAGAGATACGCGCTTCATGTCCTTCCCCAACCTGTTCGGCGCAGGATAGCGGCGGTTGACCAAGATTTGGTTAAGCGCCGGTTTGCCGTGTTCGCACCGGCGCATCGCGAATTGACGATGCGGCCCAACCCGCGCACATCTGGCGCGTGAACAGGGAATCGCCGGGCCTGGCCCAACAGGATTTGCAGGAGATCAACCGGCGGCGGGACAGGCTGCTGGCGTCGATCGCGCTGTCTTCGGGCATTGGGCTTGCGCTGGCGCTGCCGTTCGCGCTGCGGGCGGGGGCGGAGTTCTTCCTGCCGCTGACCGCCGCGCTGGTGATCGCCATCGCGCTGGTGCCGCTGCTGGAATGGATGGAGCGGCGCGGCATTCCTTCGGGACTGGCGGGGCTGATCGCGGTCGCGGGTTTCCTGCTGGTCGCCAACACGGCGCTGGTGCTCATCATCGTGCCCGCGACCGACTGGTTCCGCGTGCTGCCGGAGCGTCTGCCGAAGATTCAGGCGAACCTTGCGCCCGTCATCCAATTTTATTCCAACCTCCAGCGCTTCGTCGATGAAACGGTGCAGATGCTGGCGAGCGGGCCGGTGGCGGCGGCACAGGCTTCGGCGGTGGAAGCGCCGCGATCGCTGCTGCAGTTCGCCGCGACCAGCGCGCCCGCCGCGATCATCCAGATGGTGTTCGCGCTGCTCATCATCTATTTCTTCCTTGCCGGCTGGACCCGGC is part of the Sphingobium amiense genome and encodes:
- a CDS encoding dihydrolipoamide acetyltransferase family protein, translating into MALFIFKLPDIGEGIAQAEIVGWHVKVGDRVEEDQPIADMMTDKATVEMETPVSGTIVRLAGEPGDQVAIGSMLVEIEVEGDVGAAPPPSVETIEAETPGEALVEEAAASSAPPAPEPEPASAPTPAPAVAAEEPVLASPAVRARAKELGIDLSQVKPTGDRIRHADVDAYLLYGAGQGYVPAGRSARRADEQVKVIGMRRRIAENMAASKRHIPHFTYVEEIDVTALEALREQLNDGRGDRPKLTMLPLLIVAICKTLPDFPMLNARYDDEAGVVTRHGSVHLGLATQTDAGLMVPVIRDAQDRNVWQLASEIRRLAEAARAGKAKSEELSGSTLTLTSLGPLGGVATTPVINRPEVAIIGPNRVIERPVFRGKEVVAAKLMNLSISCDHRVVDGWDAASFVQAVKKRLEAPAFLFVD